A genomic stretch from Plasmodium brasilianum strain Bolivian I chromosome 9, whole genome shotgun sequence includes:
- a CDS encoding hypothetical protein (conserved Plasmodium protein): MYVNACYNSKGKIEGKIKCSKVYKNHKYSKRNNKQSSILHTLEGYITNTFIITIIIISSSSNSSNSSNSSSNAETEVSKIENILDKILPEKDLNLVTIKSVRKDVADHLNVDESYFSENKEKKDLLKNILKEKLLKLYNEQKEEETTDEVSDKREKTKKTENTYNVEDIKKKESEKNIKKNDKEYEDEYSNDTVNYNSTKEKGKKRREINSDDDNKILKKKRKRKVEDQREQEEEDEDDGETENKKNKSNNDSKIRSDDDDSISKKQKEKKKKRASGNDKEKSVQTVKKEKLRKIVLDLKIGPTIFKDLNKQDEEEYNKKLQERIITYCEKKEICSENGRLPNPAEIHEYRKKIKLKEELDGIDPSNIIDSSTRPRRRNENMYISKAFSGLEEEEDDEEDEEEENEGDDSDSNNTKKEKKLKNKNSKKGVDDEDDADDEDDEDDEDGEDDEEEDDEEEDDEEEDDEEEDDEEEDYEDEDDDD, from the exons ATGTACGTAAATGCATGTTATAACAGTAAAGGCAAAATTGAGGGTAAAATTAAATGCAGCAAAGTATATAAGAACCATAAA tacagtaaaagaaataataaacaaagtTCAATTTTGCACACGCTAGAAGGGTATATCActaatacttttattattacaattattattattagtagtagtagtaatagtagtaatagtagtaatagtagtagta ATGCTGAAACTGAAGTATCAAAAATAGAAAACATActtgataaaatattaccTGAGAAGGATTTGAACTTAGTAACAATAAAGAGTGTAAGAAAAGATGTAGCTGATCATTTAAATGTAGATGAATCATATTTTTCggaaaataaggaaaagaaGGATTTacttaagaatattttaaaagagaaacttttaaaattatataacgaACAGAAGGAGGAAGAAACTACTGATGAAGTATCAGATAAGAGAGAGAAGACCAAGAAGAcagaaaatacatataacgttgaggatataaaaaagaaggaatccgaaaaaaatataaaaaaaaatgataaggaATATGAAGATGAATACTCCAATGATACTGTTAATTATAACTCGACCAAAGAAAAGGGCAAAAAAAGGAGGGAAATAAACTCGGACGATGATAATAAGATAttgaaaaagaagagaaaaaggaAAGTAGAGGACCAAAGGGAACAGGAAGAGGAAGACGAAGATGATGGGGAAacagaaaataagaaaaataaaagtaacaaCGATTCGAAAATACGTAGTGATGATGATGACAGtatttcaaaaaaacaaaaagaaaaaaaaaaaaaaagggcaaGTGGaaatgataaagaaaaaagtgtACAAACAGTTAAAAAGGagaaattaagaaaaattgttttaGATCTTAAGATAGGACCAACTATTTTCAAAGATTTAAACAAACAAGATGaagaagaatataataagaaattgCAAGAGCGAATAATTACATattgtgaaaaaaaagaaatatgttcGGAAAATGGAAGACTACCAAATCCTGCAGAAATACACGAGTACAGgaagaaaattaaattaaaagaagagCTAGATGGTATTGATCCGTCAAATATAATAGATTCAAGCACAAGGCCGAGGAGGAGAAAcgaaaatatgtacatatctAAGGCTTTTTCAGGATTGGAAGAGGAGGAAGACGATGAGGAAGACGAAGAAGAGGAAAATGAAGGGGATGACAGTGATAGTAATAATacgaaaaaagagaaaaaattaaaaaataagaacagTAAAAAGGGGGTGGATGACGAGGATGATGCGGATGATGAGGATGATGAGGATGACGAAGATGGCGAAGATGACGAAGAGGAGGATGACGAAGAGGAGGATGACGAAGAGGAGGATGATGAAGAGGAGGATGATGAAGAGGAGGATTACGAAGATGAGGATGATGATGACTAA
- a CDS encoding P-loop containing nucleoside triphosphate hydrolase, with amino-acid sequence MANKGGEGINIDCTCLDLFEEPTKTYYFYDCAILKKCIQNGALKESESVCIYGKENCGKTLLLTEIVADLTAVKELKGMNSKVVFLDCDLSFNYKNYENMIYNKFDKYISNSYKRNDHTSNSYVSNNRMSNNPNVNIINTNNKLKKENLKKIYLEKSFSNIYYMPIFNPGHLLVILNTLKILLEKKVFIEALFFDSLSFWNFCKYDKINFFSDKNYVKRNSFELLDYVFTLILNLKKKYKFLFFYTKLCNEDRFIEYIINLSINEKHGEQIKNVEKKQEKQVAGEKVNTLKQVFFLIPHNFNDILKTHIFLKKDFATNNYLMEKPFFIFLIPNEKKQFTHINKNSNFTNLNFLLCLSSEMKDKDKDSYSKFFFMITNSHTIVPL; translated from the coding sequence atgGCAAATAAGGGTGGAGAAGGTATCAACATAGACTGCACATGTTTAGATCTATTTGAAGAGCCTACGAAAACCTACTATTTTTATGACTGtgctatattaaaaaaatgcatacaaAATGGGGCCTTAAAAGAGTCTGAgagtgtgtgtatatatggaaaagaaaattgCGGTAAGACTTTACTTCTAACAGAAATAGTAGCTGATCTTACGGCTGTAAAAGAGCTTAAAGGAATGAATTCTAAAGTTGTTTTTTTAGACTGTGACTTAAGTTTtaactataaaaattatgaaaacatgatatataataaattcgATAAGTACATAAGTAATAGCTATAAAAGGAATGACCACACGAGTAATAGCTACGTAAGTAATAACCGCATGAGTAATAACCCTAACgtgaatattattaacacgaataataaacttaaaaaggaaaatttaaaaaaaatatatttagaaaaatctttttcgaatatttattatatgccCATATTTAACCCAGGTCATCTTTTAGTTATTTTGAACACactgaaaattttattagaaaaaaaggtatttattgaagcattattttttgattccTTATCTTTTTGGAATTTCtgtaaatatgataaaataaatttcttttcaGATAAGAATTATGTGAAAAGAAACTCTTTCGAGTTATTGGATTATGTTTTTActcttattttaaatttaaaaaaaaagtataaatttttatttttttacacaaaATTATGTAATGAAGACAGATTTATAGAATATATCATCAACTTGTCTATTAACGAAAAACATGGGGAACAAATAAAGAATGTCGAAAAAAAGCAAGAAAAACAAGTAGCTGGTGAAAAAGTAAATACATTAAAacaagtattttttttaataccacataattttaatgatatattaaaaacacatatatttttgaaaaaagattTTGCAacgaataattatttaatggaaaaacctttttttatttttttaataccaAATGAAAAGAAGCAATTCACACACATCAACAAGAATAgtaattttacaaatttgaattttttattatgtttatcaTCTGAAATGAAAGACAAAGATAAAGATTCCTATTccaagtttttttttatgataactAATTCACACACGATTGTCCCTTTGTAA
- a CDS encoding hypothetical protein (conserved Plasmodium protein), protein MESSEIQHLKSTQNNGKEQNMCQQDGHITSLQDSYNESANTTGKTNPLEGYYTVTHEDDKSMDANNIPYIIPDMTESGMPIDPTTMQAAAAINQSLMYQNHGLPADYPYQMFNGMNGMNGMNGIYGGIPQYYGGMNVPMNPYYDPYGIINPLSCASQNLEKAKKRSKKFYCC, encoded by the exons ATGGAATCTTCGGAGATACAACATTTAAAATCTACACAAAATAATGGAAAGGAACAAAATATGTGTCAACAAGATGGGCATATAACTTCATTACAAGACAGTTATAACGAATCTGCAAATACTACAGGAAAAACGAATCCTTTAGAGGGATACTATACAGTAACACATGAAGATGACAAATCGATGGATGCAAATAATATACCATATATAATACCCGATATGACCGAATCTGGAATGCCCATAGATCCAACAACTATGCAAGCAGCTGCAGCTATAAATCAAAGTTTAATGTATCAAAATCATGGACTCCCCGCAGATTACCCC TATCAAATGTTTAACGGAATGAACGGAATGAACGGAATGAATGGAATATATGGGGGAATTCCTCAGTATTATGGGGGAATGAATGTACCGATGAATCCCTATTATGACCCTTATGGAATTATAAATCCTTTATCTTGTGCTTCCCAAAATTTAGAGAAAGccaaaaaaagaagcaaaaaattttactgcTGTTGA